The Flammeovirgaceae bacterium genome segment AATATCCACCCCTACCGCAAACAATTTTGAGTCCCTGGCCAAGGCCATTGCCGTAAGGTAGCCCCCATATGAGCCACCGTAAATCCCTATGCGGGCAGGGTCTACATTGGATTGTTTTGCTAACCACTCCCCTGCTGCTTTTATGTCAATATATTCCGATGCCCCGGCCGTTCCTGCCTTTTCGGGGTGGTGGAACCCGTAACCGTAGCCTATGCCCAACCGGTAATTCACGGTGATCACAATAAAGCCCAGGTTGGCGAGGTACTGGTTGTATGAATATGAATTGGAATAATAATCGGAATAATGCCACCCCAACAACATTTGCCTGGGAGGGCCACCGTGCACATAAATCAGGGCAGGCTTTTTTGCCGGTCCACCGGCAGGCTCAAAAACCTGGCCATGGATGGTGAGGCCATCCGGTGATTGAAATACAATTTGCTTTGGCACTATAAGTTTGTCATGAGGGAAGTTGGCAGGTATGTTCTTTTCAGCGATGAGGTTTGGCTTGCCTTTGCCAAACTTCATGTGTGCCGGCAAGGGCGGCCGTTGGGCAGTAGCGCTTATGAACACAATGGTAGTGCCGTCACCGGTGAGGTAGGGTGTCCACTCCAACCCTTCCCCCGGGGTAAGTACCTCCATGTCGGCTTTGTCTATGGGCACCCGGATGATATGCCGCCTGTCCACATCATATTTGTCAGGTCCGGTATTGGCGCTGGCCATCAACCATTTCCCATCGCCACTCATACTGATGTATTCGCACATAAATTTTCCTTTTGTCAGTTGCAGTGGCGCACCGCCTGTTGAAGCGATGGAATACAACTGGGGCCACCCATCCATTTCCGACAGAAAGGCGATCCTGCCGCCCGCGCCCCAGTGCAGGTTGGGCCCTCCCTGGGTGCTGGGCCTGGAGCCCTCCAGCGTCTTGGGGCCTTCCCAGATTTGCCTGGCCGTGCCAGTGGCCACGTCACCGACCATGATGGCCCAGGGCCTGTGGTGCTGCTGCAGGATGGCTTTTGGCACCCCGCCTTCCCCCGGGGTCCTGATAAAGGCCATCTGGGTGCCGTCAGGGGACCACCTGGGCGAACCGTCCCTGGAAAAGGTGGGCGCCATCCAACTGATGGAGGGGCCGTTGAACGAATATATGCCGATTAGTTCATGGTCGCCACGATCGGCAACGAATGCAAGCTTGCCCCCGGCCGGGGACCAAACCAGGGAGCCCACCGACCCACGGGTGGTAAAAAGTTTTGATGCACTTTTGGAGCCGTCTATGGGGGCCGTCCACACTTGCTCCTTGAATATGAATGCCACCATGTCCCCCTTGGGCGAAATAGTGGGCGCGTCCCCTTCGCCCAGCAGTTTTGGTTCGCCACCCGCATAAGGGATGGCCCACACGCTTACTTTGACAGGCATAGGGCTAAAGGAAGGGTTCACCGGCTCAAGGTCGCCCCAGTTGGCACCGTGGTCACCACCGCGCACGTACACCACCCATTTGCCATCGGCAGAAATG includes the following:
- a CDS encoding S9 family peptidase, which gives rise to MKKIILKFALLGGLMLGCGGFHANAQKFTLEDIKTYPFPTGLTTSPKGNKIAWAFDEQGKRNIYVAEGPGFEARKLTQYEEDDGQELTGVSISADGKWVVYVRGGDHGANWGDLEPVNPSFSPMPVKVSVWAIPYAGGEPKLLGEGDAPTISPKGDMVAFIFKEQVWTAPIDGSKSASKLFTTRGSVGSLVWSPAGGKLAFVADRGDHELIGIYSFNGPSISWMAPTFSRDGSPRWSPDGTQMAFIRTPGEGGVPKAILQQHHRPWAIMVGDVATGTARQIWEGPKTLEGSRPSTQGGPNLHWGAGGRIAFLSEMDGWPQLYSIASTGGAPLQLTKGKFMCEYISMSGDGKWLMASANTGPDKYDVDRRHIIRVPIDKADMEVLTPGEGLEWTPYLTGDGTTIVFISATAQRPPLPAHMKFGKGKPNLIAEKNIPANFPHDKLIVPKQIVFQSPDGLTIHGQVFEPAGGPAKKPALIYVHGGPPRQMLLGWHYSDYYSNSYSYNQYLANLGFIVITVNYRLGIGYGYGFHHPEKAGTAGASEYIDIKAAGEWLAKQSNVDPARIGIYGGSYGGYLTAMALARDSKLFAVGVDIHGVHDRTVGRARNWLMPNQYERAPDAEEALKVAWESSPVAYVSTWTSPVLIIQGDDDRNVRISESTDLVQRLREKGVDMEAIMIVDDTHHWMKWSNAVRVGNATADYFVKKLLKK